A genomic window from Salvia hispanica cultivar TCC Black 2014 chromosome 5, UniMelb_Shisp_WGS_1.0, whole genome shotgun sequence includes:
- the LOC125191393 gene encoding serine/threonine protein phosphatase 2A 57 kDa regulatory subunit B' kappa isoform-like: MWKQFLNKLPRKSQKSDRDSARNPNSGSGSGRACSGGSAAKRASAAVFPASVIAGIEPLLAFKDVSNSEKMNLFISKLSLCCVVFDFSDPTKNVQENELKRATLVELVDFVSENPPKFSEPAILASCKMCSINLFRVFPPKCRSRSTGSGENENDDEPMFDPAWSHLQLVYEFLLKFVTSSSLEVKAAKKYVNNDFISRIIDLLESDDPRERDCLKAILHRIYGKFMIHRPFIRKCISNVFYRFVFEVEKHNGIAELLEIFGSVITGFALPLKEEHKVFFWRALIPLHKPKSLGVYFQQLSYCVNQYVEKDPKLASHLIQGLLKYWPITNSQKEVMFLGEVEEILEVISMNEFQKVMVPLFCRIRHCINSYHFQVAERALFLWNNDQILSLVAHNRQVILPIVFPALEANAQNHWNQAILNLTMNVRKVLTEMDDALASACISSNQEQQEKASSSVEKRKQVWEHLENAASLHPMMARNTAVLVTH; the protein is encoded by the exons ATGTGGAAGCAATTTCTGAATAAGCTCCCGCGGAAATCCCAGAAATCTGATAGAGATTCGGCCAGAAACCCTAATTCGGGTTCAGGTTCGGGCCGGGCCTGCTCAGGCGGCTCTGCTGCGAAGCGGGCTTCGGCTGCGGTGTTTCCAGCCAGTGTGATTGCAGGAATAGAGCCATTGCTTGCGTTTAAAGATGTTTCAAACTCGGAGAAGATGAATCTGTTCATTAGTAAGTTGAGTCTTTGCTGTGTTGTGTTTGATTTCTCTGATCCCACCAAAAATGTTCAAGAGAATGAGCTTAAACGAGCCACATTGGTCGAGCTAGTTGATTTTGTATCGGAAAACCCCCCAAAGTTCTCAGAGCCTGCGATCTTAGCTTCTTGCAAGATGTGTTCCATTAATTTGTTCCGTGTTTTCCCACCCAAATGTCGGTCAAGAAGCACGGGCTCTGGTGAAAACGAGAACGATGATGAGCCCATGTTTGATCCTGCGTGGTCACACTTGCAGCTGGTATACGAGTTCTTGCTCAAGTTTGTGACTTCGTCTTCTTTGGAAGTCAAGGCGGCTAAGAAGTATGTGAACAATGACTTCATATCTAGGATCATTGATTTGTTGGAGTCGGATGATCCGAGAGAGAGGGATTGCTTGAAGGCGATTCTGCATAGGATCTACGGGAAGTTTATGATTCATAGGCCGTTTATCAGAAAGTGCATAAGCAATGTGTTCTATAGATTCGTATTTGAGGTGGAGAAGCACAATGGTATTGCAGAACTACTGGAGATTTTCGGGAGTGTAATAACGGGATTTGCTCTTCCTCTGAAGGAAGAACATAAGGTATTCTTTTGGAGGGCGTTGATTCCCCTGCATAAGCCCAAGTCGTTAGGGGTTTACTTTCAGCAGCTCTCGTATTGTGTGAATCAGTACGTTGAGAAGGATCCGAAGCTAGCTAGCCACTTGATTCAGGGACTGCTGAAGTATTGGCCGATTACAAATAGCCAGAAGGAGGTGATGTTTTTGGGCGAGGTGGAGGAGATTCTTGAAGTAATCAGCATGAACGAGTTCCAAAAAGTGATGGTTCCATTATTTTGTCGCATCAGGCACTGCATTAATAGCTACCATTTTCAG GTAGCCGAAAGGGCTCTGTTCCTCTGGAACAACGATCAGATCCTTAGTCTGGTTGCTCACAATCGGCAAGTTATACTGCCGATAGTATTCCCAGCTCTGGAAGCCAATGCTCAAAACCACTGGAACCAGGCTATCCTAAACCTAACCATGAACGTGAGAAAGGTGCTGACAGAAATGGACGACGCCCTAGCATCAGCCTGCATCTCCAGCAACCAGGAGCAGCAAGAGAAAGCGAGCTCCTCAGTCGAGAAACGGAAGCAAGTCTGGGAGCACCTGGAGAACGCGGCCAGTCTCCATCCGATGATGGCCAGGAACACTGCTGTCCTGGTAACTCATTAA
- the LOC125187944 gene encoding dnaJ homolog subfamily B member 1 translates to MGLDYYEILTLERGATEDDLKKAYRKLAMRWHPDKNPNDKDEAEAMFKQISEAYEVLSDPEKRQVYDQYGEEGLKHGPATGSAGNPDKFNPRNAEDIFAEFFGSSPFGYGDGLKKPPPVESVLPCDLQELYTGSTRKMKISRQVVDPNGRMRTESEILTIEVQPGWRKGTKITFPDKGNQQMNQLPADLVFVIDEKPHNVFSRDGNDLMIGHCVTLAEAIGGTTVVLTTVDGRTLSVPVACIVSPGYEHVVEGEGMPIARGPSNRGDLKIKFEVKFPTKLSTEQREALKRVLGG, encoded by the exons ATGGGGTTGGATTATTATGAAATTCTGACATTGGAGAGGGGTGCAACAGAGGATGATCTGAAGAAGGCCTACAGAAAACTGGCTATGAGATGGCATCCAGACAAGAATCCCAACGACAAAGACGAAGCCGAGGCCATGTTCAAGCAAATCTCTGAAGCCTACGaa GTGTTGAGTGATCCTGAGAAAAGGCAAGTGTATGATCAGTACGGCGAAGAGGGCCTCAAGCATGGGCCGGCGACCGGGTCAGCCGGGAACCCGGACAAGTTCAACCCCAGAAATGCAGAGGACATATTTGCAGAGTTCTTTGGAAGCAGCCCCTTTGGGTACGGAGATGGGCTCAAGAAACCACCACCTGTGGAGAGCGTGTTGCCGTGCGACCTTCAAGAGCTCTACACTGGATCTACTCGGAAGATGAAGATCTCTAGACAAGTCGTTGATCCCAACGG GCGAATGAGGACAGAATCAGAGATACTGACCATTGAGGTTCAGCCAGGTTGGAGGAAAGGAACAAAGATCACATTTCCAGACAAAGGCAACCAGCAGATGAACCAGCTGCCCGCGGACCTCGTCTTCGTGATCGACGAGAAGCCCCACAACGTCTTCAGCCGTGACGGCAACGACCTGATGATAGGCCACTGCGTCACCCTGGCCGAGGCCATCGGGGGGACCACAGTGGTGCTGACCACCGTGGACGGCCGGACCCTGTCCGTCCCAGTGGCCTGCATCGTCAGCCCCGGATACGAGCACGTGGTGGAGGGAGAGGGCATGCCCATAGCTCGGGGTCCGAGCAACAGGGGTGATCTCAAGATCAAGTTCGAGGTCAAGTTTCCCACCAAGTTGTCGACCGAGCAACGGGAGGCGCTAAAGCGCGTGCTTGGAGGATGA
- the LOC125187943 gene encoding E3 ubiquitin-protein ligase At1g63170-like translates to MAFPIQGLHRKSQTSKVPLLMERADTRNGSEHVIDIAGTSNASSSLSHERQSSGLEWHQSEDQPSTSSRVPVNQQPQLFSGGPISRNSSLIRRGNSRGRQRSPLNSGLWISVELVLTLSQIIAAIIVLALSKHEKPRAPLRAWIIGYASGCVSILPLLYWRFRYRNQVSELDASQSRVDPSQGNNNAGPTSRRAVEGEDRRTTSTTTRGSQSNGVPNPRLKVFVEYFKMSLDCFFAVWFVVGNVWIFGGRSSSAEATNLYRLCIVFLAFSCIGYAMPFILCTTICCCLPCIISVLGFREDFSHNRGATQDSINSLPVYKFKVKKVKNGNDKESEGGIVAAGTEKERAVSGEDASCCICLAKYVNNDELRELPCSHLFHKDCVDKWLKINASCPLCKAEVGETVLTTLTDTTANLRNGNTL, encoded by the exons ATGGCTTTTCCCATTCAGGGACTTCATCGTAAGAGCCAAACAAGCAAAGTCCCTTTGTTGATGGAGCGTGCAGATACACGTAATGGTAGTGAACATGTTATAGATATTGCTGGTACCAGCAATGCTTCGTCCAGTTTATCACATGAAAGGCAGTCGAGTGGCTTGGAGTGGCATCAAAGTGAAGATCAGCCATCTACTAGTTCAAGAGTTCCTGTAAATCAACAACCTCAGCTCTTCTCTGGTGGACCTATTTCAAGAAACTCGTCTCTCATCCGAAGAGGAAATAGTCGAGGCCGCCAAAGAAGTCCACTAAATTCTGGCTTGTGGATATCGGTGGAGTTAGTGTTGACACTCAGCCAAATTATCGCTGCTATAATTGTCTTAGCTTTATCAAAGCATGAGAAGCCCCGTGCTCCTTTGAGAGCATGGATTATTGGTTATGCATCTGGATGTGTTTCAATACTTCCCCTTCTATATTGGCGATTTAGATATCGAAACCAGGTTTCTGAACTAGATGCATCTCAGAGTCGTGTGGATCCTTCTCAGGGAAACAATAATGCTGGTCCGACGAGTAGGAGAGCCGTGGAAGGGGAGGACCGCCGTACAACTAGTACAACAACCAGAGGCAGCCAGAGTAACGGGGTACCAAATCCAAG GCTTAAGGTATTTGTTGAGTATTTCAAGATGAGTTTGGATTGCTTTTTTGCtgtttggtttgttgttggaaaTGTATGGATTTTTGGAGGGCGCTCATCGTCTGCTGAAGCCACCAATTTGTACAG GTTGTGTATAGTATTCCTAGCCTTTAGCTGTATTGGATATGCAATGCCTTTTATTTTGTGCACTACAATCTGCTGCTGCCTCCCTTGTATAATATCAGTCCTAGGCTTCAGAGAAGATTTTTCGCATAATAGAGGAGCCACTCAAGATTCGATAAATTCTCTCCCGGTTTATAAGTTCAAAGTAAAGAAAGTTAAGAACGGCAATGACAAGGAGAGTGAAGGTGGGATCGTGGCTGCTGGAACAGAGAAAGAGCGAGCAGTATCTGGAGAAGATGCA TCCTGCTGCATTTGCTTAGCCAAGTACGTAAACAATGATGAACTCCGCGAGTTGCCCTGTTCCCATCTGTTCCACAAAGACTGCGTGGATAAATGGCTCAAGATCAACGCATCGTGCCCACTTTGCAAAGCCGAAGTTGGCGAGACCGTTTTGACCACCCTGACCGACACAACTGCCAACCTGCGAAACGGCAACACTCTATGA